The following are encoded together in the Pseudoalteromonas shioyasakiensis genome:
- a CDS encoding UDP-2,3-diacylglucosamine diphosphatase — MNNTTCSSKTHYPAVWISDVHLGYKDCQAQYLLDFLNAIECDVLYLVGDIVDLWSMKRQFFWHPSHYDVLALIQQKAKDGTRVIYIPGNHDETFRHYANDSLFGIEVHKQYIHTTKANKRFLLLHGDDFDSATRYNKLISIAGDAGYDFLLFLNRWTNRIRRLFGGNYWSLASWIKARVHKAREAIDAFEKAAIHEAKKQAVDGIICGHIHHPAVKVVDGILYCNDGDWIESCTALVENSSGRIELLHWSETQKVIHSADISALTPKPAFNKERDAA; from the coding sequence ATGAATAACACCACTTGCAGTAGTAAAACCCACTATCCTGCCGTTTGGATTTCCGACGTTCACTTAGGTTATAAAGACTGCCAAGCGCAGTATTTACTAGACTTTTTAAATGCGATTGAATGCGATGTTCTGTATTTGGTCGGTGATATTGTCGATTTATGGTCGATGAAACGACAGTTCTTTTGGCACCCTAGTCATTATGATGTATTAGCGCTTATTCAACAAAAAGCGAAAGATGGCACTCGAGTGATCTATATACCGGGTAACCACGACGAAACCTTTCGCCATTATGCCAATGATTCATTATTCGGTATCGAAGTACATAAACAATATATCCATACCACAAAAGCCAACAAACGGTTTTTACTGTTGCATGGCGACGATTTTGATTCAGCAACCCGCTACAACAAATTAATCAGTATTGCAGGCGATGCAGGATACGACTTTTTACTTTTTTTAAATCGTTGGACTAATCGCATTCGCCGTTTATTTGGCGGTAATTATTGGTCATTGGCCTCTTGGATAAAAGCACGAGTTCATAAAGCACGTGAAGCAATTGACGCATTTGAAAAAGCAGCCATCCACGAAGCAAAAAAACAAGCCGTCGATGGCATCATTTGTGGGCATATTCATCACCCAGCCGTTAAAGTGGTTGATGGAATTTTGTATTGCAATGATGGCGACTGGATTGAGAGCTGCACTGCATTAGTTGAAAACAGCTCTGGCCGTATTGAGTTATTGCACTGGAGTGAAACACAAAAAGTGATTCACTCTGCTGATATTAGTGCTTTAACGCCTAAACCTGCATTTAATAAAGAACGTGATGCCGCTTAA